The following DNA comes from Deltaproteobacteria bacterium.
TGCGGCGGCGCCGCTGCCCTGGGCCTGGCCCTCGACCCGGGCACCATCGCCTCCTCGAGCGCCATCGCCCCCCGGGCCGTCACGCCCCTCCTCCACGGGGACCTCCCCGCCTACCCCGGCGTCGCCGAGACCCGGGTCGGCCGGGGGCTCTCGATCAACGGGCAGCGCGTCGACATGCACCAGTTCTTCACCGACGACGCCCCCGAGGTGGTCGCCGACCACTACGAGCAGGTGCTCTCCGCGGCCGTCGGCGGCGAGGTCCACCGCTACCAGGTGGGCAACGCCGACTACGTGGGCGTGATGAACGACGAGGGGCGCTTCGTGCAGGTGATGATCCTCGCCGACGGTGAGGGCTCGCTGGTGATCCCCAACGTCGCCGACGGCCCCCTGCGCCCCGGCCGCGAGGTCTCGAGCCTGAAGGTGCCGCTGCCGCCCGACGCCTCCAACCTCTCCACCTTCCGCTCCCAGGACGGAGGCAAGGTCGCCACCTCGGCCCAGTTCCTCACCGAGCTCGACATGCTGGGCATGTCCGAGTTCTACCGGGCGAAGATGCCGGCCCTGGGCTTCCGCCAGCTCGAGGGCGCCGTGGTCCCCGAGTCCCTCGGCGAGAACGGCCTGATGCGCTTCGCGGGCCCCGAGGGCGACATCGTGAGCATCGGCGTGCAGTCGGTGGCCGAGCGCCGCGGCTGCCTCGTCTACCTCCTCCACGAGGTGCCCATCGATCCGGACGCGCCCGAGGCGGCGCCGGAGGCAGCGCGATGAAGACGATCCGGAAGCTGCTCTCCCGCCTCTCCTCGGAGCGCGGCCAGGCCGCCACCGAGTACGCCATCATGTCGGCCTACCTGCTGGCCGCCGGGCTGGTCGCGTCGCCCTTCGTGATGCGCTTCATGCCGGAGATGCTGAACGCCTTCCAGATCTACGTGGACGGCTTCTACTTCGTCTTCAGCCTGCCGATTCCCTGACGCTCGCGTACGCTCGCGTCGGCTATCAGCTGACAGCTGATAGCTGCGAGCGAAGCGAGCTCAGTTGCCCACGGGCAGGTAGGGCAGATCCGACTTCGCCCCCTCGCCCTTGGCCTTCAGCTCCATCACCGTGTCCTGCTCGGTGGCGCGAACCACCCGCAGCACTGGCACGATGCCCACGACGTCGAACCAGATCTCCGAGCTGTAGGCCTTGCCGTCGGGGCGCTTGCCGTCGAAGCGGTAGTGCCAGGTCTCGAACTTTCCGGCGGGCACCTCGATGGTCTTCTTCCCCAGGTACTTCACCTTCGGCAGGTGGGTGTCCGAGACCTCCACGTTGATGGAGAAGGCGTCCTGGAACTTCTGCTCCGGGTCGTTGCCGATGGGCAGCACCAGGGGCGGCATCCCGGCGGGCTTCATGATCATGCCCCGGGCGTTGCGCAGGTCGGAGGAGGCCTTCTGGAAGGCGATCTTCACGTAGGTCTTGTCGCCGGTTCCGTCGATGGAGAGGATCTCGAGGATGCGCCAACTCGGACCCGGCAGCCCGTCCTGGGGCACCACCGAGAGGCGCATCGAGCCGAGGTTGAACTGGGGGTGGGTGATCTCGTACTCGGCCCAGCCGCCGACCTTCATCTTCGGCATGCCGGTCTTCAGCTTCTTCCACTGCGCGTCGGGCAGGAAGAGGCCGACGTTGCCGAGGTCGAGCTTGTTGTCCATCTGGTAGGTCTCGACGTCGTTGTCCTCGCCCGGATCGCCGGTCACCGTGGCCGGGGCCTCGTCGTCACCGGCGACCCGGGTCGCCGGGAGGTTCTTCTTGATGGGCGGCTTCGCCGGGGTCTCCTTCGCCTCCTGGGCACGGGCGGGGGTGGACCCACCGAGGAGGGCGCAGAGGGAGAGAAGGAGGACCGTTCGCATCATGGCTATCTGGTAGGCTAGCGGCTCCATGGCTGTCAATCGGACCTCCGGTAGGACGCCCTCGCGCAAGCTGGCATTCATCAACGCCGGCCTCTATCTGGGCTGCGTCGCCGTGGGCGGCCTGGTGGTCGCCTCGTCGGCCCGCGCGCTCCTGCTCTTCTATCGCGAGCCGGTCACCTACCTCCCCGGCCTGCCGCGCGACTTCTGGCTGGTGGGCCTCGAACTCCTCCTCGCCCTCCTCGGCGCCCTCGCCCTCGGGCGGGCCCTCGCCGGGGAGCGCCCCTCCTTCGCGCTCTCTGCCGGCGTCTGGGGCCTCATGAGCGCGCTCCTGGCCTACTGGATGGTGGGCAACCCCGGGGCGCGCGAGATCTCGGCGCTCCACCCCCGGGCAGAGGTGGTCGGCCACCTGAACACCCTGGCAGTCCTGCTGAAGGATCGCTACCGGCAGGAGGGGCGCTACCCCGAGAGCCTCGAGGTCCTCGCCGGGAGGACGGGCTTCCCCGAGGGCCCCACGCCCTGGACCGGACGCGGGCGGCGCCTCACCTACCAGCACGTGAGCGAACGGGGCCTCGGGGCACGCCTGGCCGGCCGCGACGGTGACCTGGCCGGGACCTTCTACTACGTCGTCTCACCGACCCGGGACCACTACTGGTTGACGGCGGTGATCCTCGACGGCGCCCCCACCGGCAACCTCGCGTTTCTCCGTGACACCTCCGGCCATCCGATGATTATCTCGTCGCGCTCCTCGTCGAAGGTGGACGAGACTCAGCCCATTTTTCCCGGAGGTCGCTAGATGAACCGGATGATCAGGCCCTTGCTCGCCCTCTCCCTGCTGCTGCCGGCGCTCGCCACGGCCGAGCCCTTCGCGCCCACGCCCACCCTGCCCGCGGGCTACGGTGACCAGCTCTACACGGCCATCGTCAAGCAGATGAAGAAGGACATGCCCGACGCCTCGAAGGTCCCGGCGCCCCTCTGCCCGGGCTGCGTGGCCATGCAGCTCGGCCCGGGGATGGAGGGGGCCCTCCCGGCGGTGCAGCTGCTCTCTCCCGCCTCCAAGAAGGAGGTCGTCGCCTTCTACAGCGAGAAGCTGAAGGGCTGGAACAAGACCGAGGAGCACGGCTTCCAGTGGGTCTTCTGGAAGGGCGGCCAGAGCCAGCTGAACTCGATGATGCCGACGGTCCCCCACGTCGTGGTCTTCGACGCCCTCGCGGCCGGCCTCGACAAGAAGCTCTTCGCCAAGATGAAGACCCAGGTCGTCGTCTACTTCCCCGGCGAGCCGGGCAAGGCGCCGCCCGCCCCTCCCGAGGAGGAGGACGAGGAGGAGTAGCCGAGGACGTGCAGCTCCCTAGCGGGAGCTACACATCCAGGTTGGCGACGTCGAGCGCGTTGCGCTCGATGAACTCGCGCCGGGGCTCGACCTGATCGCCCATCAGGACGCTGAAGATCGAGTCGGCCTCGACCGAGTCGTCCACCCGCACCTGCAGGAGGGTGCGGGTCTCTGGATCCATGGTGGTCTCCCAGAGCTGGTCGGGGTTCATCTCGCCCAGGCCCTTGTAGCGCTGGACCGAGAGGCCCTTCTTCGAGCCCTCGAGGATGGTGTCGACCGCGGCGTCGAGGGTCTCGGCCTCGCTCGCGTCATTCGAGCCGCCGAAGAGGACCCGGAAGGGCCCCTCCCCGTGCACCCGGAAGGCGTTGGCCAGCTGGCGCAGCTCCTTGAACTCGGGTGAGCCGAGGAACTCCCAGGAGAGCACGGTCTCGCGCTCGACGCCGGCCATGCGGGTGAGCACGCTGATCTGCTTGCGGTCGTGCTCGGCGTCGTGGCTCTGGCTCACCAGGGCCCGGGCGTCCGGATAGCGGCGCTCGAGATACCCTTCGGCCTCGGTGATGGCCTTGCTCACGGCCGCGCTGTCGGAGAGGACCTCGCCGTCGAGGTCCGTGGCTCGCAGGAAGGCGTCGACGATCCGTCCGTCCCTCCGCTTGCCCACCCGATCGAGGATCTTGCGGTAGGTCAGCACCGACTCGAGGAGGTCCTGCAGCGCCGCCCCCTCGACGGTGGAGGACCCGCCGTCGGCGCCCCGCTCCAGGTGGGCGCTCTCGCCGGCCAGGCGCAGGAGGTAGTCCTGCAGGGCCTCGTCGTCCTTGAGGTAGTCGGTCCTCTTCTTGCGGGCGACCCGGTAGAGGGGCGGCTGGGCGATGTAGAGGTAGCCCTTTTCCACCACCTCGGGCATCTGCCGGAAGAAGAAGGTGAGCAGCAGGGTGCGGATGTGGCTGCCGTCGACGTCTGCGTCGGTCATCACGATGATCCGGTGGTAGCGGATCTTCTCGATGTCGAAGTCGTCGTGCCCGATGCCCGTGCCCAGCGCGGTGATCAGCGTGGTGATCTCGTTGCTGGAGAGCATCTTGTCGAAGCGGGCCTTCTCCACGTTGAGGATCTTGCCGCGCAGCGGGAGGATCGCCTGCGAGCGGCGGTCGCGCCCCTGCTTGGCGGACCCACCTGCCGAGTCACCCTCGACGATGTAGAGCTCGGAGTCGCTGGGGTCCTTGGACTGGCAGTCGGCGAGCTTGCCCGGCAGCGAGCTGGAGTCGAGGGCTCCCTTGCGGCGCACGGTCTCCCGCGCCTTGCGCGCGGCGACCCGGGCCCGGCAGGCGTCGACCACCTTGCCGACGATCTTCTTCGCCTCGGGGGGGTGCTCCTCGAGCCAGTCGCCGAAGCGCTCGTTCACGATGGACTCGACGACGCCCTTGATCTCGGAGTTGCCGAGCTTTCCCTTGGTCTGCCCCTCGAACTGGGGCCGGGGGAGCTTCACGCTCACCACCGCCGCGAGGCCCTCCCGGATGTCCTCACCGGAGGGGTTGTCCTTGAGGTTCTTCAGCAGGTTGTTCTTGGTGGCGTAGGCGTTGATGGTCCGGGTGAGCGCGGCCCGGAAGCCCACCAGGTGGGTGCCGCCGTCGACGGTGCGGATGTTGTTGGCGAAGGTGTAGATCCGCTCGTCGTAGGCGTCGTTCCAGGCCATGGCGATCTCGACGATGACGTCGTCCTCGGTCTCGGCCTGGAGGTGGATCGGATCCTTCATCAGCCCGACGCGCTTCTCGTTGAGGTGCTCGACGAAGGAGCTGATGCCACCCTCGTAGAGGAAGGAGGCCTCCTTGCCCGAGCGCTCGTCGCTGATCTTGATGTTCAGGCCGGCGTTGAGGAAGGCGAGCTCGCGCAGGCGGCCGGCGAGGGTGTCGAAGCTGTACTCGAGGACCTCGAAGATCTCGTGGTCGGGCTTGAAGGTGACCTTGGTGCCGGTGTGGTTGGTCTCGCCCATCATCTTCAGCGGGGCCTTGGGGACCCCCCGCTGATAGACCTGGTGCCAGACCCGGCCGTCGCGGTGGATCTCCACCTCGAGGAGGACGGAGAGCGCGTTCACGCAGGAGACGCCGACGCCGTGCAGGCCGCCGGAGACCTTGTAGGCCGAGTTCTCGAACTTGCCGCCGGCGTGGAGCTTGGTCAGGACGACCTGCGCCGCGCTGACCTTCTCGGTGGGGTGCATGTCCACCGGGATGCCGCGGCCCCGATCGACGACGGTGATCGAGTTGTCGACGTGGATGCAGATGTCGATCGTGGTGCCCTGCCCGGCGAGGTGCTCGTCGACCGCGTTGTCGACGACCTCGTACACGAGGTGGTGGAGGCCCGGCGCACCGGTGGAGCCGATGTACATCGCGGGCCGCTTGCGGACCGCCTCGAGGCCCTCGAGGATCTTGATGGAAGAGGCACCGTACTGCTCGACCTCGGCCTTTGGCTTGACGGACTCCAAGCTCTTGTTCCCTTCCACGATCCGGCTGCCCCCACGCTCGCGGATCGTTTGAAATTCCGGGTACTTAGCTACCCGTTCGGCGGGGCGTATCCTAGCACCGGACCCCCCTTTCCTCAAGCGCGGAGGGGTCCCGGAGCATGGTTCCAACCCCTTGGAATCAGGAAGGATTCCCGCCTTCGGCCCGCGGCTCCACCCTCCCCTCCTCGACCTGGAAGATCCGGGCGCCGGAAAGTCGCGCGGGGGAGAGGTGGGAGAGATCCGTCGTGGTGAGCAGGGCCTGGCCGGGGAAGCGCTGGAGGTAGTCGAGGAGGTGGGCGTTGCGCTCCGGATCGAGCTCGCTGGAGATGTCGTCGAGGAGGAGGAGGGGCGTGACGCCGGCGCGCTCCTGGAGGTTCTCGATCTCGGCGATCTTCAGGGCGAGCACCACGCTGCGCTGCTGGCCCTGGCTGCCGTAGGTGCGCAGCGGCCGGCCGTGCAGGGAGAGTTCGATCTCGTCGACGTGCGGACCCACGCAGGTGCGGCGGCGCGCGCGATCCTCGGCGCGGTGGCGGCGCAGCGCCTCCATCAGGCGTCCCTCGAGCTCGGCGGCGGCGCGGCTGGGCTCCTGCCCCTCCTCGGCGGTGGAGCGGTAGACCATCGCCGCCTCGACCTTCGTGCCCACGATGGTCTCGAGGATGCGCACCATCGGGAGGGTGAGCTCGTCGGTGACCTGGCGGCGGCCCTGGATCACCTCGGCCCCGGCCTGCGCCACCACCGGATCGAAGCTGGCGAGCGCGTGCTCGAGGCCTGGCTTCGCGTCGCGCAGGAGCCGGTTGCGCGAGGCGACCGCGCGCCGGTAGCGACGGATGGCCTCGAGGTGACTCGGCCGGCGGGCGAAGACCGCGCGATCGAGCCACTGCCTTCGCTCGGCGGGTCCTCCCTTGGCCACCGCGAGATCGTCCGGGGTGAAGGCGATCACCGGCAGGAGCGAGGACCAGCGCGAGAGGGAGCGCTCGGCCTTCTCTCCGATGAGCGCCTGACGGCGGCCCGCCTGCACCTTCAGCGTGAGGTGCGAGGTGAGCTCGCCGACGACCTTCGCCTGGATCTCGGAGCGCTCCGCGCCGATGCGCACCAGCTCGACGAGGCGAGAGCCGCGCAGCGCCCGCTGGGTGGAGAGGAAGTAGATCGACTCGAGGAAGCTGGTCTTCCCCTGGCCGTTCGCGCCGAGGAGCACGTTGAGCCCCTCGCAGAGCTCGACCTCGACCCGGGCGAGGTTGCGGAAGTCCCGGACGCGGTGCTCGAGCAGCCTCCCGCTCACTTCGCGTCCGTCGCGGCCGGAGGATCGACGACGACCGGCGCGAGGGGATGCTGGCTCGGATCGCTGGGGGTCTCACCCGGGAGGGGACCCTCCTTCAGGAGCGCGGGCTTGAGCTTCGCCGGGAGGATCTCGCGAGCGAGGACGCCCGGCGGCACGCAGACCTCACCCTCGGGGTAGGTGAAGGTCCAGATCTTCTCCCGGCCGCTCTCCTGCTCCTGCCAAACCCAGGAGAGGGCGCCGAGGGAGTCCCGCTGCACCCGGCTCTTCTCGCGCCCCTTCCCCACCGCCGCCTCGAGGGCCTCGCCGTAGACGACGAGCTTCGGGTCGAGGGTCGCTCCGGCCTCTGCCGAGCGATAGAGGGGCGGGGTCTGCACCAGGCTGCCGCCCTCGGCGAAGGTGTAGCTGGCGCGCACGTAGCAGTGGCCGCGGACGAAGCGCTCGAAGATGCCGGTGTGGGGCTTCATCCCCTCCCACTCGATCAGGAGCACCTGGTAGCTGCTCATGCCCACGGGGACCTGCGCCTCGACGGCCGAGAAGAGCACCGGCGTGGCCTCCACCGGCGCGGCGATGGGCTCGGCCTCGCCGAGACCCTCCTCCGCCTGCGGCGGACAGGCCGCGAGGCAGAGGACGAGGACGAGGAGTGAAGACCACTTCCCTGCGAGCCTCATGAGGGCCTCCCGCTCGGTTTGGATCGCTGCGACTTCAGATCCGCATGGGCATCACCACCGCGGTGAAGCCCGGATCGTCCTCGGCCTTGACGAGGCCCGGCGAGAGCTCGTCGGCGACCTCGAGGATCACC
Coding sequences within:
- the gyrB gene encoding DNA topoisomerase (ATP-hydrolyzing) subunit B; its protein translation is MESVKPKAEVEQYGASSIKILEGLEAVRKRPAMYIGSTGAPGLHHLVYEVVDNAVDEHLAGQGTTIDICIHVDNSITVVDRGRGIPVDMHPTEKVSAAQVVLTKLHAGGKFENSAYKVSGGLHGVGVSCVNALSVLLEVEIHRDGRVWHQVYQRGVPKAPLKMMGETNHTGTKVTFKPDHEIFEVLEYSFDTLAGRLRELAFLNAGLNIKISDERSGKEASFLYEGGISSFVEHLNEKRVGLMKDPIHLQAETEDDVIVEIAMAWNDAYDERIYTFANNIRTVDGGTHLVGFRAALTRTINAYATKNNLLKNLKDNPSGEDIREGLAAVVSVKLPRPQFEGQTKGKLGNSEIKGVVESIVNERFGDWLEEHPPEAKKIVGKVVDACRARVAARKARETVRRKGALDSSSLPGKLADCQSKDPSDSELYIVEGDSAGGSAKQGRDRRSQAILPLRGKILNVEKARFDKMLSSNEITTLITALGTGIGHDDFDIEKIRYHRIIVMTDADVDGSHIRTLLLTFFFRQMPEVVEKGYLYIAQPPLYRVARKKRTDYLKDDEALQDYLLRLAGESAHLERGADGGSSTVEGAALQDLLESVLTYRKILDRVGKRRDGRIVDAFLRATDLDGEVLSDSAAVSKAITEAEGYLERRYPDARALVSQSHDAEHDRKQISVLTRMAGVERETVLSWEFLGSPEFKELRQLANAFRVHGEGPFRVLFGGSNDASEAETLDAAVDTILEGSKKGLSVQRYKGLGEMNPDQLWETTMDPETRTLLQVRVDDSVEADSIFSVLMGDQVEPRREFIERNALDVANLDV
- a CDS encoding DNA replication/repair protein RecF codes for the protein MSGRLLEHRVRDFRNLARVEVELCEGLNVLLGANGQGKTSFLESIYFLSTQRALRGSRLVELVRIGAERSEIQAKVVGELTSHLTLKVQAGRRQALIGEKAERSLSRWSSLLPVIAFTPDDLAVAKGGPAERRQWLDRAVFARRPSHLEAIRRYRRAVASRNRLLRDAKPGLEHALASFDPVVAQAGAEVIQGRRQVTDELTLPMVRILETIVGTKVEAAMVYRSTAEEGQEPSRAAAELEGRLMEALRRHRAEDRARRRTCVGPHVDEIELSLHGRPLRTYGSQGQQRSVVLALKIAEIENLQERAGVTPLLLLDDISSELDPERNAHLLDYLQRFPGQALLTTTDLSHLSPARLSGARIFQVEEGRVEPRAEGGNPS